From a single Oreochromis niloticus isolate F11D_XX linkage group LG3, O_niloticus_UMD_NMBU, whole genome shotgun sequence genomic region:
- the LOC109198411 gene encoding low affinity immunoglobulin gamma Fc region receptor II-like — protein sequence MEVRALCIRLLMTIMILLCVQDQKVDAVSLRVVPNRLQFFEYESVTFHCEGVNYCEVVQKFKGKAELCGKTNKRTPTGSSCTIKNVYTADSGEYWYENEGGRRSNIINLSVTAGPVILESPAVPVLMEQSVTLSCRKKIASSNLTAGFYQDGRPIYQSSTGNMAIHRVSKSDEGLYKCSISGVGESLESWLKVTDMTHSSSAATPWIVATILVSALLVAVGLYHFGKGYWKREAATVDAGGATATYAFVRKNRKTRAVPF from the exons ATGGAGGTCAGAGCTCTCTGCATCAGACTGT TGATGAccatcatgattctgctgtgtgTACAGGATCAGAAAGTTG atGCAGTTTCTCTTCGTGTTGTTCCAAACAGATTGCAGTTCTTTGAATATGAATCAGTAACATTTCACTGTGAAGGAGTCAATTATTGTGAAGTTGTGCAGAAATTCAAAGGGAAAGCAGAATTGTGTGGTAAAACTAACAAGAGGACACCAACAGGATCATCCTGCACgattaaaaatgtttatacaGCAGACAGTGGAGAGTACTGGTATGAGAATGAAGGAGGGAGAAGAAGCAACATTATCAACCTCTCTGTCACTG CTGGTCCTGTGATCCTGGAGAGTCCTGCTGTCCCTGTGTTAATGGAACAATCTGTGACTCtgagctgcagaaaaaaaattgcttcCTCCAACTTAACAGCTGGTTTCTACCAAGATGGACGTCCTATCTATCAAAGCTCCACAGGAAACATGGCCATCCACAGAGTTTCAAAGTCAGATGAAGGACTTTACAAGTGTAGCATCTCAGGAGTTGGGGAATCACTAGAAAGCTGGCTGAAAGTCACAG ACATGACTCATTCCTCCTCTGCTGCCACGCCTTGGATCGTTGCCACCATCTTAGTCAGTGCTCTGTTGGTGGCAGTGGGACTGTATCACTTTGGAAAAGGTTACTGGAAGAGGG aggcaGCAACAGTGGATGCAGGAGGAGCAACAGCAACATATGCTTTTGtaagaaaaaacaggaagacaaGAG CTGTACCTTTTTAA